From the genome of Glycine max cultivar Williams 82 chromosome 2, Glycine_max_v4.0, whole genome shotgun sequence, one region includes:
- the LOC100814636 gene encoding uncharacterized protein, producing MAFHRASKAKPKSARSRILLLAAAVTAIALLFLFSSLLSTTVSKANLLQRRQQQPFEKYLYWGTRIDCPGKHCGSCEGLGHQESSLRCALEEALFLGRTFVMPSRMCINPIHNKKGILHHSTNASSEELWDASSCAMDSLYDTELMSDTVPVILDNSKEWYRVLSTSMKLGARGVAHVEGVSRFELKENSRYSDLLLINRTASPLSWFMECKDRNNRSAIMLPYSFLPSMAAGKLRDAAEKIKALLGDYDAIHVRRGDKIKTRKDRFGVARSLHPHLDRDTRPEFMLCRIAKWVPPGRTLFIASNERTPGFFSPLSARYRLAYSSNYSHILDPLIENNYQLFMIERLIMMGGKTFIRTFKEDETDLSLTDDPKKNTKLWQIPVYNVDETC from the exons ATGGCATTTCACAGAGCCTCGAAGGCGAAGCCAAAATCCGCGAGATCCCGAATTCTGCTCCTCGCGGCAGCAGTGACAGCGATTGCGCTTCTCTTCCTGTTCTCCTCTCTTCTTTCCACCACCGTCTCGAAAGCCAACCTCTTACAGCGACGACAACAACAGCCCTTCGAAAAGTACCTCTATTGGGGCACCCGCATCGACTGCCCCGGAAAACACTGTGGATCTTGCGAGGGCTTGGGCCACCAGGAATCCAGCCTCCGCTGCGCCCTCGAAGAAGCCCTCTTCCTCGGCAG AACCTTTGTGATGCCTTCGAGAATGTGTATTAATCCCATCCATAACAAGAAAGGGATCCTTCATCATTCCACTAATGCCAGTTCTGAGGAACT GTGGGATGCAAGTTCTTGTGCCATGGACTCTTTGTATGACACAGAACTTATGTCAGATACTGTTCCTGTGATTTTGGACAATTCAAAAGAGTGGTATAGGGTTCTATCGACTAGCATGAAGTTAGGGGCCAGAGGAGTTGCACATGTGGAAGGAGTTAGCCGGTTTGAACTTAAAGAAAATAGCCGCTACTCAGATTTGTTGCTCATAAACAGAACTGCAAGCCCTCTTTCTTG GTTTATGGAGTGCAAGGATCGAAACAACCGCAGTGCCATAATGTTGCCATATTCATTTCTTCCCTCAATGGCTGCAGGGAAACTAAGAGATGCAGCAGAAAAG ATCAAAGCATTACTTGGTGATTATGATGCCATCCATGTTCGTCGTGGGGATAAAATAAAGACCCGGAAAGATAGATTTGGTGTAGCGAGGAGCTTGCACCCTCACCTTGATAGAGACACTCGGCCAGAGTTTATGCTTTGTAGGATAGCAAAGTGGGTCCCACCTGGAAGAACCTTGTTTATTGCTTCAAATGAAAGGACTCCAGGGTTTTTTTCACCACTTTCTGCCAG GTATAGATTGGCATATTCATCGAACTATAGCCATATCTTGGATCCGTTAATTGAgaacaattatcaattattcATGATCGAGAGGCTTATAATGATGGGTGGTAAAACGTTCATTAGGACATTCAAGGAGGATGAGACAGATCTTAGCCTCACTGATGACCCCAAAAAGAACACTAAGCTTTGGCAGATACCTGTTTACAATGTGGATGAAACTTGTTGA